From the Brassica napus cultivar Da-Ae chromosome A8, Da-Ae, whole genome shotgun sequence genome, one window contains:
- the LOC111214390 gene encoding uncharacterized protein LOC111214390 isoform X1 — translation MKNNLKKKGKLLSIAKDCEVEVSIQEDGFRGSWYRAILEQNPTRVTGKKLRVSYKTMFNEDGVSPLKETIERSFIRPVPPECLNEGVVFKEGSVVDAYFNNGWWTGVIVVERPDGSFLVYFDDPPDIMRFIRSQLRPHADWIGSKWVKSKNKVLSQHMFTRGKLVEMTREISESEKEKIWVRALVITEVRKQGDDRRKFLIKRCTISQNSSDEAEGKHLIVDICKIRPSPPRDLCAEYSLNDYVEVVVTHGWRKGRVTEILLENKYKVYFAATKEDAVFNYTEIRLSMEWLGGGSWIRAHEREFENNAGTPIRPGQDSPSNTLATDEDDTLNDDATKIRSDQESPSITLVLESNEEDKVNDDATEITSSLERHRNTSVLEATEAETQNHETIYGKELPLPHESEDMMDDVATPIIDPQEIPRGETMSESNDKIALPKRISETGTKGVVLQRINKRSNLKLVGKVETLLGKEFKKLEDSFLAPVIKMGRKQKLMVFSRHLIHHLLLRRIDIGEKGLWFTFGEQLMRFSLREFHLTTGLPCVVDKDEDEAETSATKKKKKDPWMNKNQTLNTLLKLLVEKSKELTADQRLRLGATILVEGILMASNPVTSIPEERLLRARNFKEFCKYPWGNLAFDYLLKEVKSFTYAKLTENNQYAICGFIYALQLWALSSVNQLGTFFGISDDGIQFPLCLHWKETKALTIEEVNRFDQMEKVDVKCILGDPGLHSDLVEDVDCEFGRVVDLVKRGYRLKRQDWLNRSVDIAVAEAEVDENNSVPGIDATDQEKIEFLNNKVVSLEERVKYLEGLLNIRGETVKETEKSKETEAATKTKVNGQNADYELDENEVLGVYIDAKRKEIAKRKKNGVRPPREVGHQDEDDVEVEVNEEQPQEEEEQQQEDDTEDDVDDGDKESENPETNEGQTQEEEEQHQEDDAEVNEEQPQEEEEQQEEEDTEDDVDDGDKESENPETNEEQKQEEEEQQQEDDTEVNTDVDVGAKENGSENPVKGSKKRGRKVNISQCIRVYKMLFSIIYVTFFIVSSKLKDGEENEDAYEKPVKVTRKSERVTKVNISLCIMLYKMLFSIINVTFFIVSSKLKGGEVNEDASEKPMKGTRKSKRGTKVNISQCIRVYKMLFSIINVTFFIVSSKLKGGEVNEDASEKPMKGTRKSKRGTKVNISLCIMLYKMLFSILYVTFFIVSSKLKDGEENEYAYEKPVKVTRKSERVTKGKKKGVTPPREVQQQVEDHAETNEDGEGNEDASKKHVKFTKKNGRGNKEHNVGTPKSKKQKKQFEKDSADDVIGSVLEDLKNAD, via the exons atgaaaaataatttgaagaaaaaaggaaaactttTGTCTATTGCCAAAGATTGTGAAGTAGAAGTATCTATTCAAGAAGATGGGTTCAGAGGTTCTTGGTATAGAGCTATCCTCGAGCAAAATCCGACGAGAGTAACAGGAAAAAAGCTTCGGGTTAGTTACAAAACTATGTTCAACGAAGATGGTGTAAGTCCTTTGAAGGAAACTATTGAAAGAAGTTTTATTCGGCCAGTCCCGCCAGAGTGTCTGAATGAGGGTGTCGTATTCAAGGAAGGGTCGGTGGTGGATGCTTATTTTAATAATGGTTGGTGGACTGGTGTTATCGTAGTTGAAAGGCCAGATGGTAGTTTTttggtttactttgatgatcCACCAGACATAATGAGATTCATCAGAAGCCAACTGAGACCTCATGCTGATTGGATCGGCTCCAAATGGGTCAAAAGCAAAAACaag GTATTGAGTCAACACATGTTTACGAGAGGGAAGTTGGTGGAAATGACCCGTGAAATTAGTGAAagtgaaaaggaaaaaatttGGGTCCGAGCATTGGTAATTACAGAAGTTCGGAAACAAGGAGATGATAGAAGAAAATTTCTGATCAAAAGATGTACAATCTCACAAAATTCGAGTGATGAAGCGGAAGGAAAACATTTAATAGTTGATATTTGCAAAATAAGGCCATCTCCTCCTCGAGATCTTTGTGCAGAGTACAGTCTGAACGACTATGTTGAAGTGGTTGTTACCCATGGGTGGCGCAAAGGTCGAGTGACGGAAATTCTCCTTGAAAACAAATACAAAGTGTATTTCGCTGCCACAAAAGAGGATGCGGTTTTTAATTATACTGAGATTAGGCTGTCAATGGAGTGGCTAGGTGGTGGTAGTTGGATTCGCGCACATGAG AGAGAATTTGAAAATAATGCTGGCACACCAATCAGACCCGGTCAAGATAGTCCTAGTAACACACTTGCCACCGATGAAGATGATACGTTGAATGATGATGCCACCAAAATCAGATCCGATCAAGAGAGCCCTAGTATCACACTTGTTTTAGAATCCAATGAAGAGGATAAGGTGAATGATGATGCCACAGAAATCACATCCTCTCTCGAGAGACACAGAAACACTTCTGTTTTAGAAGCCACTGAGGCTGAAACACAAAACCATGAAACCATATAT GGAAAGGAGTTACCATTACCTCATGAATCAGAAGATATGATGGATGATGTAGCCACTCCAATCATAGACCCTCAAGAGATTCCACGAG GTGAAACGATGAGTGAGTCTAATGACAAGATTGCTTTGCCAAAAAGAATCTCCGAAACTGGTACAAAAGGAGTCGTATTGCAAAGAATTAACAAGCGCTCCAATCTGAAGTTGGTTGGTAAAGTTGAAACCCTTTTGGGCAAAGAATTCAAGAAGCTTGAAGATTCATTCTTGGCTCCGGTAATTAAGATGGGAAGGAAGCAGAAGCTTATGGTGTTTTCAAGGCATTTGATTCATCACTTACTCTTAAGGAGAATTGATATAGGCGAGAAGGGTTTGTGGTTTACTTTTGGAGAACAACTAATGAGGTTTTCTCTAAGAGAATTCCACTTGACAACGGGTCTGCCTTGTGttgttgataaagatgaagatgaagccgAGACTTCagcaacaaaaaagaagaagaaagatccATGGATGAACAAGAATCAAACTCTAAACACCTTGCTTAAGCTTCTTGTCGAAAAGAGTAAAGAGCTTACTGCTGATCAGAGATTAAGATTGGGAGCTACAATCCTTGTGGAAGGGATATTGATGGCAAGCAATCCGGTGACAAGTATTCCAGAAGAGCGTCTGCTTAGAGCTAGAAATTTCAAAGAGTTTTGCAAGTATCCCTGGGGGAATTTGGCCTTTGATTATTTACTGAAAGAAGTGAAGAGCTTTACCTATGCAAAGCTGACGGAGAATAATCAATACGCGATTTGTGGCTTTATATATGCGCTTCAGCTCTGGGCGTTATCTTCTGTGAATCAACTAGGCACATTCTTTGGTATTAGCGATGATGGAATTCAGTTTCCCTTGTGCTTGCATTGGAAAGAAACCAAAGCGCTTACTATTGAGGAGGTTAACAGATTCGACCAAATGGAGAAG GTTGATGTCAAATGTATCCTTGGAGATCCCGGATTGCATAGCGACTTGGTTGAAGATGTTGACTGTGAATTTGGAAGAGTTGTTGATCTTGTCAAAAGAGGATATCGTTTGAAGAGACAAGATTGGCTCAATAGAAGTGTCGACATTGCCGTTGCTGAAGCTGAAGTGGACGAAAATAATTCTGTTCCTGGGATTGATGCAACTGATCAAGAAAAGATTGAATTCCTCAATAATAAGGTAGTGTCTCTTGAAGAAAGAGTGAAGTACCTTGAAGGTCTTTTGAACATTCGTGGAGAAACTGTGAAG GAAACTGAGAAGTCAAAAGAAACTGAAGCCGCCACAAAAACCAAG GTAAATGGACAGAATGCCGATTATGAACTTGACGAAAATGAAGTTTTAGGAGTTTATATAGATGCCAAAAGAAAGGAAATCGCTaag AGAAAGAAGAATGGTGTAAGACCTCCACGTGAAGTAGGACatcaagatgaagatgatgtaGAAGTCGAAGTCAATGAA gaacaaccacaagaagaagaggaacaacaacaagaagatgATACAGAAGACGATGTGGACGATGGTGATAAAGAGAGTGAAAATCCGGAAACCAATGAA GGACAGACACAAGAGGAAGAGGAACAACACCAAGAGGATGACGCAGAAGTCAATGAA gaacagccacaagaagaagaggaacaacaagaagaagaggatacAGAAGACGATGTGGACGACGGTGATAAAGAGAGTGAAAATCCGGAAACCAATGAA GAACAGAAACAAGAGGAAGAGGAGCAACAACAAGAGGATGACACAGAAGTCAATACAGATGTTGACGTCGGTGCTAAGGAAAATGGATCTGAAAACCCCGTGAAAGGTTCAAAGAAACGTGGAAGAAAGGTAAATATCTCTCAGtgtataagggtttataaaatgtTGTTTAGTATAATCtatgtaactttttttattgtgtCATCAAAATTGAAGGATGGAGAAGAAAATGAGGATGCATATGAAAAGCCCGTGAAGGTTACAAGGAAAAGTGAAAGAGTAACTAAGGTAAATATCTCTCTGTGTATAATGCTTTATAAAATGCTGTTTAGTATAATCAatgtaactttttttattgtgtCATCAAAATTGAAGGGTGGAGAAGTAAATGAGGATGCATCTGAAAAGCCCATGAAGGGTACAAGGAAAAGTAAAAGAGGAACTAAGGTGAATATCTCTCAGtgtataagggtttataaaatgcTGTTTAGTATAATCAatgtaactttttttattgtgtCATCAAAATTGAAGGGTGGAGAAGTAAATGAGGATGCATCTGAAAAGCCCATGAAGGGTACAAGGAAAAGTAAAAGAGGAACTAAGGTGAATATCTCTCTGTGTATAATGCTTTATAAAATGTTGTTTAGTATACTCtatgtaactttttttattgtgtCATCAAAATTGAAGGATGGAGAAGAAAATGAGTATGCATATGAAAAGCCCGTGAAGGTTACAAGGAAAAGTGAAAGAGTAACTAAG GGAAAGAAGAAAGGTGTAACACCCCCACGTGAAGTACAACAACAAGTAGAAGATCATGCAGAAACCAATGAA GATGGAGAAGGGAATGAGGATGCATCTAAAAAGCACGTGAAGTTTACAAAGAAGAATGGAAGAGGAAATAAG GAACACAATGTTGGCACCCCCAAAtcgaaaaaacaaaagaaacaatttGAGAAAGATTCAGCTGATGATGTGATAGGAAGTGTTTTGGAAGATCTTAAAAATGCCGATTAG
- the LOC111214390 gene encoding uncharacterized protein LOC111214390 isoform X4, with amino-acid sequence MKNNLKKKGKLLSIAKDCEVEVSIQEDGFRGSWYRAILEQNPTRVTGKKLRVSYKTMFNEDGVSPLKETIERSFIRPVPPECLNEGVVFKEGSVVDAYFNNGWWTGVIVVERPDGSFLVYFDDPPDIMRFIRSQLRPHADWIGSKWVKSKNKVLSQHMFTRGKLVEMTREISESEKEKIWVRALVITEVRKQGDDRRKFLIKRCTISQNSSDEAEGKHLIVDICKIRPSPPRDLCAEYSLNDYVEVVVTHGWRKGRVTEILLENKYKVYFAATKEDAVFNYTEIRLSMEWLGGGSWIRAHEREFENNAGTPIRPGQDSPSNTLATDEDDTLNDDATKIRSDQESPSITLVLESNEEDKVNDDATEITSSLERHRNTSVLEATEAETQNHETIYGKELPLPHESEDMMDDVATPIIDPQEIPRGETMSESNDKIALPKRISETGTKGVVLQRINKRSNLKLVGKVETLLGKEFKKLEDSFLAPVIKMGRKQKLMVFSRHLIHHLLLRRIDIGEKGLWFTFGEQLMRFSLREFHLTTGLPCVVDKDEDEAETSATKKKKKDPWMNKNQTLNTLLKLLVEKSKELTADQRLRLGATILVEGILMASNPVTSIPEERLLRARNFKEFCKYPWGNLAFDYLLKEVKSFTYAKLTENNQYAICGFIYALQLWALSSVNQLGTFFGISDDGIQFPLCLHWKETKALTIEEVNRFDQMEKVDVKCILGDPGLHSDLVEDVDCEFGRVVDLVKRGYRLKRQDWLNRSVDIAVAEAEVDENNSVPGIDATDQEKIEFLNNKVVSLEERVKYLEGLLNIRGETVKETEKSKETEAATKTKVNGQNADYELDENEVLGVYIDAKRKEIAKRKKNGVRPPREVGHQDEDDVEVEVNEEQPQEEEEQQQEDDTEDDVDDGDKESENPETNEGQTQEEEEQHQEDDAEVNEEQPQEEEEQQEEEDTEDDVDDGDKESENPETNEEQKQEEEEQQQEDDTEVNTDVDVGAKENGSENPVKGSKKRGRKVNISQCIRVYKMLFSIIYVTFFIVSSKLKDGEENEDAYEKPVKVTRKSERVTKVNISLCIMLYKMLFSIINVTFFIVSSKLKGGEVNEDASEKPMKGTRKSKRGTKVNISQCIRVYKMLFSIINVTFFIVSSKLKGGEVNEDASEKPMKGTRKSKRGTKDGEENEYAYEKPVKVTRKSERVTKGKKKGVTPPREVQQQVEDHAETNEDGEGNEDASKKHVKFTKKNGRGNKEHNVGTPKSKKQKKQFEKDSADDVIGSVLEDLKNAD; translated from the exons atgaaaaataatttgaagaaaaaaggaaaactttTGTCTATTGCCAAAGATTGTGAAGTAGAAGTATCTATTCAAGAAGATGGGTTCAGAGGTTCTTGGTATAGAGCTATCCTCGAGCAAAATCCGACGAGAGTAACAGGAAAAAAGCTTCGGGTTAGTTACAAAACTATGTTCAACGAAGATGGTGTAAGTCCTTTGAAGGAAACTATTGAAAGAAGTTTTATTCGGCCAGTCCCGCCAGAGTGTCTGAATGAGGGTGTCGTATTCAAGGAAGGGTCGGTGGTGGATGCTTATTTTAATAATGGTTGGTGGACTGGTGTTATCGTAGTTGAAAGGCCAGATGGTAGTTTTttggtttactttgatgatcCACCAGACATAATGAGATTCATCAGAAGCCAACTGAGACCTCATGCTGATTGGATCGGCTCCAAATGGGTCAAAAGCAAAAACaag GTATTGAGTCAACACATGTTTACGAGAGGGAAGTTGGTGGAAATGACCCGTGAAATTAGTGAAagtgaaaaggaaaaaatttGGGTCCGAGCATTGGTAATTACAGAAGTTCGGAAACAAGGAGATGATAGAAGAAAATTTCTGATCAAAAGATGTACAATCTCACAAAATTCGAGTGATGAAGCGGAAGGAAAACATTTAATAGTTGATATTTGCAAAATAAGGCCATCTCCTCCTCGAGATCTTTGTGCAGAGTACAGTCTGAACGACTATGTTGAAGTGGTTGTTACCCATGGGTGGCGCAAAGGTCGAGTGACGGAAATTCTCCTTGAAAACAAATACAAAGTGTATTTCGCTGCCACAAAAGAGGATGCGGTTTTTAATTATACTGAGATTAGGCTGTCAATGGAGTGGCTAGGTGGTGGTAGTTGGATTCGCGCACATGAG AGAGAATTTGAAAATAATGCTGGCACACCAATCAGACCCGGTCAAGATAGTCCTAGTAACACACTTGCCACCGATGAAGATGATACGTTGAATGATGATGCCACCAAAATCAGATCCGATCAAGAGAGCCCTAGTATCACACTTGTTTTAGAATCCAATGAAGAGGATAAGGTGAATGATGATGCCACAGAAATCACATCCTCTCTCGAGAGACACAGAAACACTTCTGTTTTAGAAGCCACTGAGGCTGAAACACAAAACCATGAAACCATATAT GGAAAGGAGTTACCATTACCTCATGAATCAGAAGATATGATGGATGATGTAGCCACTCCAATCATAGACCCTCAAGAGATTCCACGAG GTGAAACGATGAGTGAGTCTAATGACAAGATTGCTTTGCCAAAAAGAATCTCCGAAACTGGTACAAAAGGAGTCGTATTGCAAAGAATTAACAAGCGCTCCAATCTGAAGTTGGTTGGTAAAGTTGAAACCCTTTTGGGCAAAGAATTCAAGAAGCTTGAAGATTCATTCTTGGCTCCGGTAATTAAGATGGGAAGGAAGCAGAAGCTTATGGTGTTTTCAAGGCATTTGATTCATCACTTACTCTTAAGGAGAATTGATATAGGCGAGAAGGGTTTGTGGTTTACTTTTGGAGAACAACTAATGAGGTTTTCTCTAAGAGAATTCCACTTGACAACGGGTCTGCCTTGTGttgttgataaagatgaagatgaagccgAGACTTCagcaacaaaaaagaagaagaaagatccATGGATGAACAAGAATCAAACTCTAAACACCTTGCTTAAGCTTCTTGTCGAAAAGAGTAAAGAGCTTACTGCTGATCAGAGATTAAGATTGGGAGCTACAATCCTTGTGGAAGGGATATTGATGGCAAGCAATCCGGTGACAAGTATTCCAGAAGAGCGTCTGCTTAGAGCTAGAAATTTCAAAGAGTTTTGCAAGTATCCCTGGGGGAATTTGGCCTTTGATTATTTACTGAAAGAAGTGAAGAGCTTTACCTATGCAAAGCTGACGGAGAATAATCAATACGCGATTTGTGGCTTTATATATGCGCTTCAGCTCTGGGCGTTATCTTCTGTGAATCAACTAGGCACATTCTTTGGTATTAGCGATGATGGAATTCAGTTTCCCTTGTGCTTGCATTGGAAAGAAACCAAAGCGCTTACTATTGAGGAGGTTAACAGATTCGACCAAATGGAGAAG GTTGATGTCAAATGTATCCTTGGAGATCCCGGATTGCATAGCGACTTGGTTGAAGATGTTGACTGTGAATTTGGAAGAGTTGTTGATCTTGTCAAAAGAGGATATCGTTTGAAGAGACAAGATTGGCTCAATAGAAGTGTCGACATTGCCGTTGCTGAAGCTGAAGTGGACGAAAATAATTCTGTTCCTGGGATTGATGCAACTGATCAAGAAAAGATTGAATTCCTCAATAATAAGGTAGTGTCTCTTGAAGAAAGAGTGAAGTACCTTGAAGGTCTTTTGAACATTCGTGGAGAAACTGTGAAG GAAACTGAGAAGTCAAAAGAAACTGAAGCCGCCACAAAAACCAAG GTAAATGGACAGAATGCCGATTATGAACTTGACGAAAATGAAGTTTTAGGAGTTTATATAGATGCCAAAAGAAAGGAAATCGCTaag AGAAAGAAGAATGGTGTAAGACCTCCACGTGAAGTAGGACatcaagatgaagatgatgtaGAAGTCGAAGTCAATGAA gaacaaccacaagaagaagaggaacaacaacaagaagatgATACAGAAGACGATGTGGACGATGGTGATAAAGAGAGTGAAAATCCGGAAACCAATGAA GGACAGACACAAGAGGAAGAGGAACAACACCAAGAGGATGACGCAGAAGTCAATGAA gaacagccacaagaagaagaggaacaacaagaagaagaggatacAGAAGACGATGTGGACGACGGTGATAAAGAGAGTGAAAATCCGGAAACCAATGAA GAACAGAAACAAGAGGAAGAGGAGCAACAACAAGAGGATGACACAGAAGTCAATACAGATGTTGACGTCGGTGCTAAGGAAAATGGATCTGAAAACCCCGTGAAAGGTTCAAAGAAACGTGGAAGAAAGGTAAATATCTCTCAGtgtataagggtttataaaatgtTGTTTAGTATAATCtatgtaactttttttattgtgtCATCAAAATTGAAGGATGGAGAAGAAAATGAGGATGCATATGAAAAGCCCGTGAAGGTTACAAGGAAAAGTGAAAGAGTAACTAAGGTAAATATCTCTCTGTGTATAATGCTTTATAAAATGCTGTTTAGTATAATCAatgtaactttttttattgtgtCATCAAAATTGAAGGGTGGAGAAGTAAATGAGGATGCATCTGAAAAGCCCATGAAGGGTACAAGGAAAAGTAAAAGAGGAACTAAGGTGAATATCTCTCAGtgtataagggtttataaaatgcTGTTTAGTATAATCAatgtaactttttttattgtgtCATCAAAATTGAAGGGTGGAGAAGTAAATGAGGATGCATCTGAAAAGCCCATGAAGGGTACAAGGAAAAGTAAAAGAGGAACTAAG GATGGAGAAGAAAATGAGTATGCATATGAAAAGCCCGTGAAGGTTACAAGGAAAAGTGAAAGAGTAACTAAG GGAAAGAAGAAAGGTGTAACACCCCCACGTGAAGTACAACAACAAGTAGAAGATCATGCAGAAACCAATGAA GATGGAGAAGGGAATGAGGATGCATCTAAAAAGCACGTGAAGTTTACAAAGAAGAATGGAAGAGGAAATAAG GAACACAATGTTGGCACCCCCAAAtcgaaaaaacaaaagaaacaatttGAGAAAGATTCAGCTGATGATGTGATAGGAAGTGTTTTGGAAGATCTTAAAAATGCCGATTAG